In Panicum virgatum strain AP13 chromosome 4N, P.virgatum_v5, whole genome shotgun sequence, a single window of DNA contains:
- the LOC120670912 gene encoding protein LE25-like, whose product MSAIKAKVENAASSAKAGTEKAMAAAGEKVEKATTRDPMKKREAEERKLEIESDERVEKAGHGPEKTATRTVEDRSRP is encoded by the coding sequence ATGTCCGCGATTAAAGCCAAGGTCGAGAATGCCGCCTCGTCCGCCAAGGCAGGCACGGAGaaggccatggccgccgccggcgagaagGTGGAGAAGGCGACGACGAGAGACCCGATGAAGAAGCGGGAGGCCGAGGAGCGGAAGCTGGAGATCGAATCCGACGAGAGGGTCGAGAAGGCTGGCCATGGCCCCGAGAAGACCGCCACGCGCACTGTGGAGGATCGGAGTAGGCCGTAG